A single Antechinus flavipes isolate AdamAnt ecotype Samford, QLD, Australia chromosome 5, AdamAnt_v2, whole genome shotgun sequence DNA region contains:
- the POLDIP3 gene encoding polymerase delta-interacting protein 3 isoform X1, whose amino-acid sequence MADLSLDELIRKRGVTVKGRLNARPGIGGIRSRIGLPQALLNRPMPAPGFQQIFDARQRIGLTDARQKLGVKDAREKLLQKDARFRIKGKVQDAREMLNSRKHQTLAAEKGTKVTDAREKISLKRSSPGSLLRPAASSLPPTMKITKTIQQKAALPILPHPAGMRINVVNNHQHKQSLYDVDEDEEASVPIPSKQMKLAGSPSFLQHMAGFSSSKFSLSKALPLTKVVQNDTYTALPAPPSPLRTKALTNMSRTLVTKEDPPKELSPAEPIFSPLEGTKMTVNNLHPRVTEEDIVELFCVCGALKRARLVHPGVAEVVFVKKEDAITAYKKYNNRCLDGQPMKCNLHMNGSVITSDQPILLRLSDSPLVKKEGESRRLSSSASSHPPAEVDPDTILKALFKSSGASVSVQPTEFKIKL is encoded by the exons ATGGCGGATCTGTCCCTGGACGAGCTCATCCGGAAGCGCGGAGTGACGGTGAAGGGCCG ACTGAATGCCAGGCCGGGGATCGGAGGCATCCGGTCTCGCATCGGGCTCCCTCAGGCCCTCCTGAATCGGCCGATGCCGGCTCCGGGTTTCCAGCAGATCTTTGATGCTCGGCAGAGGATCGGGCTCACGGATGCCAGGCAGAAGTTGGGAGTCAAAGATGCCCGAGAGAAACTTTTGCAGAAAGATGCTCGCTTTCGGATCAAAGGGAAAGTGCAGGATGCCCGGGAGATGCTGAACTCCCGAAAACACCAGACCCTCGCAGCAGAGAAGGGGACCAAAGTGACCGATGCCCGGGAGAAGATCAGCTTGAAACGGAGCTCGCCCGGCTCCTTGCTGAGGCCGGCTGCCAGCTCACTGCCTCCCACCATGAAGATTACCAAAACTATCCAG CAGAAAGCTGCCCTCCCGATTCTTCCCCATCCCGCTGGAATGAGAATCAACGTGGTCAACAACCATCAGCATAAACAG AGCCTGTACGACGTAGATGAAGATGAGGAAGCTTCTGTGCCCATACCCAGCAAACAGATGAAGCTTGCCGGCAGCCCCAGCTTCCTGCAGCACATG GCAGGGTTCAGCAGCTCTAAATTCTCCTTATCCAAGGCCCTCCCTCTGACCAAAGTCGTCCAGAATGACACGTACACAGCCCTTCCAGCCCCACCTTCCCCTCTGCGGACAAAAGCCTTGACCAACATGTCCCGGACCCTGGTGACCAAGGAAGACCCCCCCAAAGAACTTTCCCCTGCTGAG CCCATCTTTAGCCCACTGGAAGGTACCAAGATGACTGTGAACAACCTGCACCCCCGAGTCACCGAGGAGGACATAGTG GAGCTTTTCTGCGTTTGTGGGGCCCTCAAGCGAGCCCGCCTGGTCCATCCTGGGGTGGCCGAGGTCGTGTTTGTGAAGAAAGAAGACGCTATCACCGCCTATAAGAAATACAACAACCGGTGTCTGGACG GGCAACCGATGAAGTGCAACCTTCACATGAACGGTAGCGTCATAACGTCGGACCAGCCCATCTTGCT GCGGCTCAGCGACAGCCCGTTGGTGAAGAAGGAGGGGGAGTCACGGAGATTGAGCTCCAGTGCCTCGTCTCACCCGCCCGCCGAAGTGGACCCCGACACCATCCTCAAGGCTCTCTTCAAGTCTTCTGGGGCCTCGGTCTCGGTGCAGCCCACGGAATTTAAGATTAAACTTTGA
- the POLDIP3 gene encoding polymerase delta-interacting protein 3 isoform X3: protein MADLSLDELIRKRGVTVKGRLNARPGIGGIRSRIGLPQALLNRPMPAPGFQQIFDARQRIGLTDARQKLGVKDAREKLLQKDARFRIKGKVQDAREMLNSRKHQTLAAEKGTKVTDAREKISLKRSSPGSLLRPAASSLPPTMKITKTIQQKAALPILPHPAGMRINVVNNHQHKQSLYDVDEDEEASVPIPSKQMKLAGSPSFLQHMALPLTKVVQNDTYTALPAPPSPLRTKALTNMSRTLVTKEDPPKELSPAEPIFSPLEGTKMTVNNLHPRVTEEDIVELFCVCGALKRARLVHPGVAEVVFVKKEDAITAYKKYNNRCLDGQPMKCNLHMNGSVITSDQPILLRLSDSPLVKKEGESRRLSSSASSHPPAEVDPDTILKALFKSSGASVSVQPTEFKIKL, encoded by the exons ATGGCGGATCTGTCCCTGGACGAGCTCATCCGGAAGCGCGGAGTGACGGTGAAGGGCCG ACTGAATGCCAGGCCGGGGATCGGAGGCATCCGGTCTCGCATCGGGCTCCCTCAGGCCCTCCTGAATCGGCCGATGCCGGCTCCGGGTTTCCAGCAGATCTTTGATGCTCGGCAGAGGATCGGGCTCACGGATGCCAGGCAGAAGTTGGGAGTCAAAGATGCCCGAGAGAAACTTTTGCAGAAAGATGCTCGCTTTCGGATCAAAGGGAAAGTGCAGGATGCCCGGGAGATGCTGAACTCCCGAAAACACCAGACCCTCGCAGCAGAGAAGGGGACCAAAGTGACCGATGCCCGGGAGAAGATCAGCTTGAAACGGAGCTCGCCCGGCTCCTTGCTGAGGCCGGCTGCCAGCTCACTGCCTCCCACCATGAAGATTACCAAAACTATCCAG CAGAAAGCTGCCCTCCCGATTCTTCCCCATCCCGCTGGAATGAGAATCAACGTGGTCAACAACCATCAGCATAAACAG AGCCTGTACGACGTAGATGAAGATGAGGAAGCTTCTGTGCCCATACCCAGCAAACAGATGAAGCTTGCCGGCAGCCCCAGCTTCCTGCAGCACATG GCCCTCCCTCTGACCAAAGTCGTCCAGAATGACACGTACACAGCCCTTCCAGCCCCACCTTCCCCTCTGCGGACAAAAGCCTTGACCAACATGTCCCGGACCCTGGTGACCAAGGAAGACCCCCCCAAAGAACTTTCCCCTGCTGAG CCCATCTTTAGCCCACTGGAAGGTACCAAGATGACTGTGAACAACCTGCACCCCCGAGTCACCGAGGAGGACATAGTG GAGCTTTTCTGCGTTTGTGGGGCCCTCAAGCGAGCCCGCCTGGTCCATCCTGGGGTGGCCGAGGTCGTGTTTGTGAAGAAAGAAGACGCTATCACCGCCTATAAGAAATACAACAACCGGTGTCTGGACG GGCAACCGATGAAGTGCAACCTTCACATGAACGGTAGCGTCATAACGTCGGACCAGCCCATCTTGCT GCGGCTCAGCGACAGCCCGTTGGTGAAGAAGGAGGGGGAGTCACGGAGATTGAGCTCCAGTGCCTCGTCTCACCCGCCCGCCGAAGTGGACCCCGACACCATCCTCAAGGCTCTCTTCAAGTCTTCTGGGGCCTCGGTCTCGGTGCAGCCCACGGAATTTAAGATTAAACTTTGA
- the POLDIP3 gene encoding polymerase delta-interacting protein 3 isoform X2, whose protein sequence is MADLSLDELIRKRGVTVKGRLNARPGIGGIRSRIGLPQALLNRPMPAPGFQQIFDARQRIGLTDARQKLGVKDAREKLLQKDARFRIKGKVQDAREMLNSRKHQTLAAEKGTKVTDAREKISLKRSSPGSLLRPAASSLPPTMKITKTIQKAALPILPHPAGMRINVVNNHQHKQSLYDVDEDEEASVPIPSKQMKLAGSPSFLQHMAGFSSSKFSLSKALPLTKVVQNDTYTALPAPPSPLRTKALTNMSRTLVTKEDPPKELSPAEPIFSPLEGTKMTVNNLHPRVTEEDIVELFCVCGALKRARLVHPGVAEVVFVKKEDAITAYKKYNNRCLDGQPMKCNLHMNGSVITSDQPILLRLSDSPLVKKEGESRRLSSSASSHPPAEVDPDTILKALFKSSGASVSVQPTEFKIKL, encoded by the exons ATGGCGGATCTGTCCCTGGACGAGCTCATCCGGAAGCGCGGAGTGACGGTGAAGGGCCG ACTGAATGCCAGGCCGGGGATCGGAGGCATCCGGTCTCGCATCGGGCTCCCTCAGGCCCTCCTGAATCGGCCGATGCCGGCTCCGGGTTTCCAGCAGATCTTTGATGCTCGGCAGAGGATCGGGCTCACGGATGCCAGGCAGAAGTTGGGAGTCAAAGATGCCCGAGAGAAACTTTTGCAGAAAGATGCTCGCTTTCGGATCAAAGGGAAAGTGCAGGATGCCCGGGAGATGCTGAACTCCCGAAAACACCAGACCCTCGCAGCAGAGAAGGGGACCAAAGTGACCGATGCCCGGGAGAAGATCAGCTTGAAACGGAGCTCGCCCGGCTCCTTGCTGAGGCCGGCTGCCAGCTCACTGCCTCCCACCATGAAGATTACCAAAACTATCCAG AAAGCTGCCCTCCCGATTCTTCCCCATCCCGCTGGAATGAGAATCAACGTGGTCAACAACCATCAGCATAAACAG AGCCTGTACGACGTAGATGAAGATGAGGAAGCTTCTGTGCCCATACCCAGCAAACAGATGAAGCTTGCCGGCAGCCCCAGCTTCCTGCAGCACATG GCAGGGTTCAGCAGCTCTAAATTCTCCTTATCCAAGGCCCTCCCTCTGACCAAAGTCGTCCAGAATGACACGTACACAGCCCTTCCAGCCCCACCTTCCCCTCTGCGGACAAAAGCCTTGACCAACATGTCCCGGACCCTGGTGACCAAGGAAGACCCCCCCAAAGAACTTTCCCCTGCTGAG CCCATCTTTAGCCCACTGGAAGGTACCAAGATGACTGTGAACAACCTGCACCCCCGAGTCACCGAGGAGGACATAGTG GAGCTTTTCTGCGTTTGTGGGGCCCTCAAGCGAGCCCGCCTGGTCCATCCTGGGGTGGCCGAGGTCGTGTTTGTGAAGAAAGAAGACGCTATCACCGCCTATAAGAAATACAACAACCGGTGTCTGGACG GGCAACCGATGAAGTGCAACCTTCACATGAACGGTAGCGTCATAACGTCGGACCAGCCCATCTTGCT GCGGCTCAGCGACAGCCCGTTGGTGAAGAAGGAGGGGGAGTCACGGAGATTGAGCTCCAGTGCCTCGTCTCACCCGCCCGCCGAAGTGGACCCCGACACCATCCTCAAGGCTCTCTTCAAGTCTTCTGGGGCCTCGGTCTCGGTGCAGCCCACGGAATTTAAGATTAAACTTTGA
- the RRP7A gene encoding ribosomal RNA-processing protein 7 homolog A, with amino-acid sequence MWALRRRGLAIAGVSDHRARGCLQSGTSHGPEPGALTWARLPPRDFDVLSGPQCNRRKAGYELRLPGFPAPFSIMAAGEKTRVNEKTPEGATNPPGYRAIPIKFSQDQASCHFLYVKQHRVRGGAKSSWPSDRTLFVLNVPPYCSEGCLAQLFSACGPVQSVNLHEKPDLSEMPKTTSSEFFCPKSVPGFQVAYVVFRKPASVLKAVALPGPLIASTESHPVKTGIEKWIADYTDSLVDPEALRVEVDKFMEEYDKKAAEEDAKAEAEEGVPDEEGWVKVTRKGRRPGLPRSEAASLRVLEREKRKKARKELLNFYAWQHRETKMEHLAQLRKKFEEDKQRIALMRAQRKFRPY; translated from the exons ATGTGGGCTCTACGAAGAAGAGGACTGGCGATCGCGGGGGTGAGCGACCACCGTGCAAGGGGGTGCCTTCAATCTGGGACGAGCCACGGACCCGAGCCGGGAGCTTTAACCTGGGCTCGCTTGCCCCCTCGTGACTTCGATGTCCTCAGTGGTCCTCAGTGCAATAGGCGCAAAG CCGGCTACGAACTACGACTCCCAGGATTCCCCGCGCCGTTTTCCATCATGGCGGCGGGCGAGAAGACGCGTGTGAATGAAAAGACCCCCGAGGGGGCTACAAATCCGCCTGGGTACCGAG CCATCCCCATCAAGTTCTCCCAGGACCAGGCTTCCTGTCACTTCCTCTACGTCAAGCAGCACCGGGTTCGGGGAGGCGCCAAGTCCAGCTGGCCTTCGGACCGCACCCTCTTCGTCCTCAACGTCCCCCCGTACTGCTCAGAG GGCTGCCTGGCCCAGCTCTTCTCCGCCTGCGGCCCCGTCCAGTCTGTGAATCTGCACGAGAAGCCGGACCTGTCGGAGATGCCCAAGACCACCTCGTCCGAGTTCTTCTGCCCCAAGTCTGTCCCG ggattccAGGTGGCCTACGTGGTGTTCAGGAAGCCGGCGTCCGTGCTCAAGGCTGTGGCTCTGCCGGGACCTCTGATCGCCTCCACCGAGAGCCACCCAGTGAAGACCGGCATTGAGA AGTGGATAGCGGATTACACGGATTCTTTGGTGGACCCGGAGGCCCTCAGGGTGGAGGTGGACAAGTTCATGGAGGAATACGACAAGAAAGCAGCTGAG GAAGACGCCAAAGCGGAGGCGGAGGAGGGGGTCCCAGATGAGGAGGGCTGGGTGAAGGTGACCCGCAAAGGCCGGCGGCCCGGCCTGCCGCGCTCCGAGGCTGCCAGCCTGCGCGTGCTGGAGAGGGAGAAGCGCAAGAAGGCGCGCAAGGAGCTGCTTAACTTCTACGCCTGGCAGCACCGCGAGACCAAGATGGAAC ACTTGGCCCAGCTGCGCAAGAAGTTTGAGGAGGACAAGCAGAGGATCGCCTTGATGCGCGCCCAGCGCAAGTTCCGCCCCTACTGA